The Lycium barbarum isolate Lr01 chromosome 4, ASM1917538v2, whole genome shotgun sequence nucleotide sequence ggtatttttagaccaaaaggtggaagaagGGTATTTATGAACTTTTTGAATAGgtcaagggtatttttggaccttttccgtttaaaGAATAACCATTACTTACCTAGGGAAAATATTTGTGCGCCCTGTATTTACACTAAATCAGATAAATTAACCTCAAGAGACACAAATTAAAGGGTAAATACTTATTCGGCGCTGGTTGTTTACATCCAAAGATGTAAGCTTACTATAGTTAAGTGTGATCTAATGAGGTGAGAATGCATgataattaactatgattaaatGCTAAAAAAATGTGTATAAACACATGTCATGCACCTATTGACTATTCGGTTTGGTGTTTAACTTCACACCATATGTGGGCAAGTTTTACCCCAAATTAAAATGAGAATATATATCAATCTAATGATCCCTAAGTGATGATATTTTTTATGTAAAATATATGACATGTATTTATTGATTTGATGAAAATATCATGTGCCAATTTTAACTGTCAGTAGTGCTATGCTTAGGTAGGATATAACTGTTTCCAAGTGTGAACtgaattctatttttttttgtggGGTCATTGTTGTGGAATTTATGGTAGCTTCAGACAAGTTACAATTCTTTCGGTGTTCATATTTTTGGACTGTTGGATTCTCCATAGCCTATAAAAGCCCATCCAGGCTCCTCTGTTATTACTCTACACAACTTCTCTACTTATTCACATAGACTTGATACTCAAAATACTTAGTAAAAAAATCTTTATCTGGTCACTGTTTCTTGATTTAGATCACTCAAACTCATCAACTTTTGACTTGTTTTAGCTTCTTGGTACTTGTAAGAATTAATTAAGGTCCACTTGATTTTTTCCTTTGTTCCAATTTTAAAGAGTGTCTTGTGGGGGTGGGGGTTGCAAGAAAGTGCTGAACTTTTTTTTCTAAGGAATATGATCTTGTTGTTCCAGGAATACATTTTGTGGAAATTTATTGTAAAACTTGAGACAAAGTTCAGTGTTGCCAAAAGCTTTTATTTTTGGATTTTCCAGATTTTCAACAGATATAGCTGTGTCACTCAGCTAACCAAAAACATTGCTTCTGAAAATTTCTTGAGATCTTGTGTCTGCTCTGTTGTATAGCTACTTTTGGAGAAATTTCTGTGTGTTTTTTTAGGACTTGGGATATTATACATCATGGCAGGTGCATCACTGCCTCCAGGATTTCGGTTTCATCCAACTGATGAGGAATTGGTTGGATATTACCTGAAAAGGAAAACTGATGGACTTGAAATTGAATTGGAAGTTATTCCAGTCATTGACTTGTACAAATTTGATCCATGGGAGCTTCCAGGTACATATTCTTGATTAGCATTTTTTCGTAAAATGTTATCCTAGATTTAGTACTATGTGTTTGAAGAAAATGCGAAACGTACATTTGTAATCTGTCATTTTCTTTGGTTTCTGATGCTGGTTAGATGTAAAGCTAAGAAATGGCACTTTGTTCTGAAAATGTGTTGCTGCTGGAAAGTTGTTGCTTTATAATAGCTTATCTTGGTTTTTTCCTTTATTATCTTTACTAGATGGAGTGTTCTGTGGGGACATATCTTTTTTCACACTTGAAAGTTAAATTGCTATCTAATTATCAAACTGTAGCCATATTTTACAACAAGAAAATCTTGTGTAAAGCAACAGAAGTTTCTCATTATAGTTGgttcataattacttactttggAATGCAGAGAAATCTTTCTTGCCAAAGCGTGACCTCGAATGGTTCTTTTTCTGTCCTCGGGACAAGAAGTACCCGAATGGCTCGAGAACTAACCGAGCAACTAAATCTGGATACTGGAAAGCCACAGGGAAAGACAGGAAAGTTGTGTGTCATCCATCAGTTGTTGGCTATCGCAAAACACTGGTTTTCTATCGTGGAAGAGCTCCGCTTGGGGATAGAACGGATTGGGTAATGCACGAATATCGTCTCTGTGATGATGTTTCCCAGGGCACTCCAAGTTTCCAGGTAAATACAATAATCTAATTTCTAAGAGGCTTCTGATTTAGTAAGAAAATGATCATATTCTGCAATTAACTTGTCTCCAGGGGCCTTTTGCACTTTGTCGTGTCATAAAGAGAAATGACGCTTCACTGAAGACGAAAGATGTTCAAGGAGTTAAGCAGGCCGGATGTAGTTCAACAACTGGAGGATTCAGTTTAGTAAATGAACCAATTGCTCTTTCTGATGAAACGCCAACTCAAAGCGCACACATGAGCAACGACAGCAATTACTCGACTCCTATTACTTCTCCTTATCAGACAACACAATTAGGAGATTATGAGTGTGCAGTGGGGGGTAATGCTGCAAACCTCTGTATGTCCCCTGATATGATTCTTGATTCTTCTAAGGTATTGACATTGTGTTTTATTTCTCTTATAGCCATTTATCCTGTTTCAATGAGAGTGACACTATTTTGTGGCTAAATTTAGGAATGTCCTCAAGGACAGAATGCATTTGGTAACGGTCGACAGTATGACTTCACAAACATGACTCCGTGGCAACCTAGTGATCAACATGAGTTCACATCAAATTCATCTTTCCCGAATTTTAGTGGGGAAGTTGAACTTTCTGGTGACTTAAGTAGCTTTGGCTGCATATCTCCTTACTCGATTCACGGAAGCTACGTGGGGTTTTATGGCAACGAGGACATGACTTATGGAGGTTTTGATCAGAACAACCTCTTCTGAAAACGAAAAGGCAAAATTTATATTGCAGAATTTGGGAGATTTTTATTGGTTTGTGGTCATAGGAAGATAATATGAGTACTGTGATGTATAAATCTTCTATGGAGGAAGAGTTCAATACAACTAAGTTTGGTTTTGAAATAACCTAAAGTTGTTCTCTGAGACAATGGTTTTTAATGTTTTGTCTTAGAGTCGCTCGTTTTTACAGCATCTTTCAATGATCTAAGCATAATGTTTCACATTGTTACTGAAGAATGAGGTACCTGGTGACTTATCACATTTAAAGATAACACTAGAAAATGGTCTATGTTGTAGCTCAACTTCTTTCCAAATATGCTTCTTAGTTTGAAGCTTCAATTTATATGTATCACCCTTTTATTTTACTGTTCATTTCCATGTTTGAAATTATAATGTAGCTAAAAATTTCTGTAAACAAACAAATTATCAGAATGTTCATTGTCAAAGAAATGCATGAGCTGCTTTAATTTGCAAGGTTGAAAAGCATTGCTTTTATCTTGAATAACTTGTCACATCTCTAATGATGCTCAACACTAAAGTTTCCTTGTAAAGCAACTATTGAATGGTTGCAAGTCAACATATTTGGGCAATATTTGCGACTATAAATTTTACTTTTTAAGCCCAAAAAAAGTGAGTCGAATTACGTGATAACTAACTTGCTAAAGTATCATCAAGGCTTATAGTCTACTGACACCGGTAAAAGCTTTGCTCGTAATAGGTCTAGGTTCAATTTTTCATTGTCCTCCCTTCACTTTTCCTAATCCCTCAATGTAATtttttaaatgattttttttgggggggctaAATGCATCCCGTGATTATAGAAAAATGTGATTTTCCACGTAAAAAGTAGTATCTTCTTATCTGACTATTGACTTGTTAGCTTTTCCAATTCCTCTTGGCTTAAAAACCAGCCTCACTTATTAATTATTCAGGCACAACTTAAAATCTCTAAATTACATGTCTTATAAGTATGAGAATGAAAAAGAGCTTGTAATATTTACAAGTAATAGGATCAAGAATGTTTATCATATTCAGAAAGAATTTTTCTTCTACTATGCAGAATAAGAGAACAACAAAAGTAACACTCAAGCAAAGTATATAACAAAGTAAGCTAGAAACGTTTTGAAAACTTTACTAGGCGCAACTTTTGAGTCCAGATTAAGGACTTTAAATTTTAATCCTAACCTTTATCTCCCTTGCCCAAAACAGAAAACTGATTTATAACTCTCCAATAATGAGTTCAGTATGCCGAATCTCTCATCATTTGATCAATTATTGATTATCAAGCTCCATTTAATTAATTGAAACTTAAGCACTTTTCCAATTTTAGACGCAGCTTGATTAAAGTCTAACACTAGTAACCCTATTGGGTCTGACCCCAAATTTGATTGATCACGTACTTTCGGAAAAAGTTAAACTTCAAAACGAAATTCTTTTATTTCGTCCATATTTTTGCCTCACTTATGTTGGGAATAAAAATAGACCGCAAGAATAATATTCCCGGTATTAGtaataaacgcggaacactaacttatggttaaataagcaagaataaaatgcagcaataatgacaccaagatttttacgtggaaacccttctgaataagggaaaaaatcacggccaagaggagcagctgatatcactatagcaaggaattttacaccgtgtagtaacgagtacaaatactcctaagaccactacaccctcaaaagaaaaacactcttttgatttttcccacctcactacaatatcactcacactctattttttcttcacaaactattttcttacagtctatggaatacctcactttgctctcactcagatgtattgtctgagattttggtgtgtctacaaatgatagaaggcttccctatttatagggatgaaatgaacctattgatgtcatttgtgactcaagcaagcacttgacaatttgccaaatacaaggaagatgttttcttctttaaaacaaggaatatgtttccttcctcaaattatgggatggacccaacaaatctccccctccagtcccatacacctgaaggagggtacactggcttttagtttgagtgtatgccgacaagttctttgcacaattcgaacttgtctctcggtaccaccttggtcagcatgtctGATGGATTCTCCTTTGTGTTGATCTTCACTAGTCTCAACAGTTGTTGATCAATCGACTCGCGTATCCAGTGATACCGAACATCAATATGTTTTGTACGagaatggtacatggagttcttgctcaagtctagagcactctgactgtcacaatgtatCTTGTACTCTTTCTGCTGGATCCCAAGTTATTGGAGATAGCACTTTAGCCACAACATTTCTTTACCAGCTTCAGCGGCAGCAATGTATTCTGCTTCTGTTGTAGATAaagcgacacacttctgcaatctTGATTGCCAAGAAACAGCTCCCTCTGCAAAAGTGTAGATATATCCTGAAGTAGATTTTCTACTATCAATATCTCCGGCCATATCCACATCTGTATAGCCTTCCAAGACTGGATCAGCTCCACCGTAGCAAAGACATAACTTCGTGGTACCCTTCAAGTATTTGAGAATCCATTTGACTGCCTCCCAATGCTCCTTCCCGGGGTTAGAGAGAAAATGACTCACTGTACCCATTGCATGAGCGATATCTGGTCGTGTGCATACCATGGCATACATCAGACTTCCAATTGCTGAAGAATAGGGTACCGCTGACATCTCCCCGATCTCTTCCTTGGATGTGGGACATGTTCTTTTGCTTAACTTGAAGTGATTCGCAAGTGGAACACTAACTGGTTTGGTATTATTCATGTTGAATCTCTCAAGTACTCGATCAATGTACTTCTCTTGAGATAGCCATAACTTGCGATTCTTCCTGTCTCGAGTGATCTGCATCCCAAGAATCTGTTGAGCcggtcctaagtctttcatatcaaaagaCTTAGAGAGTTCTTTCTTCAGTTGGTTTATCTTCATTTGATCTTTCCCAACGATCAACATGTCGTCTACATATAGTAGAAGAGCAATGAAGGTACCGTCTGGAAGTCTCTTGATGTATACACACTCATCTGCAgtagtcttcttgtagccttgacTCTTCATGCATGAGTCAAACTTCTTATTCCACTGCCTTGGTGcctgcttcaaaccatacaagcTTTTAGATAGCTTGCACACGAGATTATCACTTGAAACCTCAAAACCTTCTGGCTGCTGCATATagatttcttctttcaaatcTCCGTGCAGAAATGctgtcttcacatccatctgttcAAGCTCCAAGTTCATACTTGCTGCTAAGCCAAGTGTAACTCGAATTGAGGTCATCTTGACAACTGGTGCAAAGATCTCATCAAAGCCAATTACTTTCTTCTGCTGGAACCCTTTGACAACCAACCGAGCTTTGTGTTTCACCACTTGTCCGCTTGCATCCTTCTTTAACTTAAACACCCATTTGTTTCTCAGTGCCTTCTTCCCTTTAGGAAGTTCTACGATCTCATAAGTTTGATTTTTCTGCAGAGATTCTAACTCATCCTGCATTGCTATCAGCCATTTTTCTTTATCCTTATGAGACATAGCTTCTTGAAAACTCTCTGGTTCTCCATCTTCAGTAAGCAAAAGGTATTCAGATGATGAGTACCTTTTTGATGGTATATGGCCTCGTTCAGATCTACGTCCCTGCTTCTGATCACTTTTTTCTCCTTAGGATCCCATAACCTGTATCCAAACTCTTCATTTCCGTAGCCAATGAAAATGCATGGGATAGTTCTCGCATCAAGCTTCTGTCAGAGCTCTTTGGATACATGTGCATATGATGAACACCCAAATACTCTAAGATGTGAGTATGTAAGATCCTTACCTGTCCATAGCCTCTCTGGAACTTCAAAGTTGAGTGGTACTGAAGGTGATCGGTTGATGAGATAACATGCGGTATTGACTGCTTCTCCCCAAAATGGCTTTGGAAGTTTAGCCATGTTCAGCATGCTCCGGACACGCTCCATGATAGTCCGGTTCATTCTTTCAGCAACACCATTGTGCTGAGGGGTGCGTGGTACTGACTTCTCATGTCGAATGCCATATGCTCTGCAATATGCATCGAACGCCTTGGAAGTATACTCGCCTCCATTATCAGATCGGAGACATTTCAGCTTCTTTCCTGTTTCACGTTCCACCAAGACGTGAAATGACTTGAAGCACTCGAACACCTGGTCCTTCGTCTTCAGGAAATACACCCACACTTTCCGAGAAGCATCATCGATAAAAGTCAGAAAATATCTGCTTCCACCGAGTGATTCAACCTCCATAGGACTGCAGACATCAGAGTGTACCAAACTTAACAACTCTGATCTTTTTGTTGAAGTGAAATTAAATGACACTCTGTGTTGCTTACCGAATAGACAATGATTGCAAGGACACAGTGCAGCGTTCTTGTCAACATTTATAAGATTCTTCTTCATCAAGGTAGTCAACCCTTTCTCGCTCATGTGGCCGAGTCTCTGGTGCCATAAATCCTGAGAAGCCTCCTCTGCAATGTTGAGGCTGTCTGTACAAATTCTCAAATGCGTTTTGTACAATGTGCCACAAACATGTCCTCGAGCGATTGTCAAAACGCCCTTTGACATTTTCCATGTGCCTCTGCTAAAATGGTTTTCATACCCTTGTTTGTCAAGAGATACCACTGACAGGAGATTGAGCCGAAGATCTGGCACATGTCTGACATCCTTCAAAGTGATTGTGCTCCCGGTACCTATCATTATTTGTACATCACAAATTCCGGCTATTCCAGAGGAACTGGAATTACCCATCTTCACCGCTCCAAAGTCTCCAGCTTTGTATGTTGTGAAGTAGTGCCTGTGGGGAGTTACGTGGTAGGATGCTGCAGTATCTACCACCCATTCTGTGTCTTCTCTTGAGACGTGAAGACATGTCTCATCATAGGTAGTACAGTACGCTACATCACCTGAGATTGTGATGAGCGCTTCACCACCCTTGTTCTTCGGTTGAGAACTGCTCTTGCCTCGTTCCTCTAGCCATTTGTAGCAATTCTTCTTCATGTGACCCTCTATACCGaagaaggaggaacacttggtaaccttccgtagttcggtggctaagactcagataaactttttactccttaggaaggatgataaaggtctgtgcaaagattataaggtcattccgagcgaatatcttacaacccgacataagctcttggtgatggatttagcgatcaagatgacgaggaagaagagggtcgtggaggaccgacctaggatcagatgggggagtttgaccacgattagtgccctggagatgggagagaaattgaaggatatgggggcctgggatagtagtggggatgcgaccagtatgtgggataagacggctagttgtgtcacgacccaaccccgtaggccgtgactggcgaCCTAGTTGGGCACCCTGACGTACTTATTCAATCGAATCACAcacacaaatagcatatacggccataaatactatatgccgtctaaaaccatatcaaactgttcaaacacatctcaacgcaaccgtatgcggatatatatatatatatatatatatatatatatatatatatatatatatatatatatatatatatatatatatatatatgtcaaaaagccggcaaggctgtcaaatgtatcaaaagcctacaaggctatcaaatggcacaacggcccaaaacgcatatacaaaatgcacgccggcgaggctgccataacgagtagAATCATATAAACATAAGTGTACATAAGTAGGCacgcacacacacccacaaatacgtctacagacctctaacagaccaaacgaatcatatggcgggacagggccccgccgtacccctgaacgaatatatatacatacatggcgaacaaaaatatataccaaaagatatgctctgaaaggagaagagcactccaacagcaaaaagggggtgtcctaaaccggtggatcaccaaactgtgcgtttgtacctgcgggcatgaaacgcagccccccgaagaaaggggggtcagtacgaaatatgtactgagtatgcaaagcagaatgtacagaaagcaaatctgagatataaacgaaatggaagtatcaaacataagtgcaaatccaacatatcaaaatttgtttgctTTAAAAAACATGCAAGTCATGCatcgggtacagaagaatatggtcgcccacccgtcgatggcgctataacacagcataacaccagaaagtctcagatctccgtatccccgtcacatatcacattacaacataacgccatacacagcataacaccagatataggtggaacccgaccctcttttgcgagtagctcggtgaatcataaacacagcataactccggagtatatcaaaatgcgcacgataacagaaccggcccgggactcggcgaaaggaataacagaatgcacgaatagagtcgtgagtagtcatatgcataaaatcattatcataacttcaaacataagtaaaatgatcatatttgaaatcggaataatggtcataccaaattctttcaaagattctccgaattacataaaggaaggtcgcgggacccacggacgggaatttacccaagtcgggcccgcttatggaaaacatactcgttatacgtaatgcaaacttttataaaaatatatattggagcaatccgagcatttatgtgaaagatatgacattcggaaatttcgaagttctttaaagtgaaacctttttgcgcaaagttcgaaaaGCGATTTTTTTCGAATAcgtaaaggttcatatttcatcaaatcatacataagagtgccaaagaacatataaggatcataacatgctcggatttcggatttagaATTTTCCTTAATGCcctaatttagcctatgaaaactaagacatgccaaaaaagaaaggaagttgtcttacatacctcgaacgcacttccaaggtagccaatctaaagctaacCCGAATCTACGCCttgggctccccaaggtctacaattacaccacgaataccaaacattagctaagggcacttaagtcattcattccaaactaatcattaaattctacagaaaattcggcagcacttcccctgtaaataggccatcccgagaatttatctcgctcaaaatcaacaacaacaaccacaataaccaacctagtaacattgataaccaattcgaaaggcaaaacaacattaatagcttcattttacatctttcaacaactttccaaatattcgtttcgacgacttacattcaagccacatcatcgctc carries:
- the LOC132635267 gene encoding NAC domain-containing protein 71-like — protein: MAGASLPPGFRFHPTDEELVGYYLKRKTDGLEIELEVIPVIDLYKFDPWELPEKSFLPKRDLEWFFFCPRDKKYPNGSRTNRATKSGYWKATGKDRKVVCHPSVVGYRKTLVFYRGRAPLGDRTDWVMHEYRLCDDVSQGTPSFQGPFALCRVIKRNDASLKTKDVQGVKQAGCSSTTGGFSLVNEPIALSDETPTQSAHMSNDSNYSTPITSPYQTTQLGDYECAVGGNAANLCMSPDMILDSSKECPQGQNAFGNGRQYDFTNMTPWQPSDQHEFTSNSSFPNFSGEVELSGDLSSFGCISPYSIHGSYVGFYGNEDMTYGGFDQNNLF